From one Planktothrix agardhii NIES-204 genomic stretch:
- the apcE gene encoding phycobilisome core-membrane linker polypeptide, giving the protein MSIKASGGSSVARPQLYQTVPVATISQAEQQDRFLGKSELSELATYFSSGAKRLEIAQILTQNAELIVSRAANRIFTGGSPLAFLEKPSEATELVAVGGGSSNVAEGMKLGTISYAESRSNSLLDGLKSIFVDAGSGPAVFLPPGFGPINVSRYGPRNMTKSLRDLSWFLRYVTYAIVAGDPNLIAVNVRGLREIIENACSSAATLVALQEMRRAALGYLKADKEAQEIALQYFGVLITEFEAATPGTKVRQRPNSSDQQGLALPQIYFNAAERRQKFVMKPGLSSTEKEDVVKAAYRQVFERDITRAYSLSVSDLESKVKNGEISTKEFIRRLGKSPLYRKNFYEPYVNSRVVELATRHFLGRGLSSPEEFTKYFSIVSKGGLSALVDALVDSEEYSDYFGEETVPYLRGLGQEAQECRNWGPQIDLFNYSAPFRKVPQFVTLFADYKQPLRDQHVYGTGNDPLEIQFGAIFPKETRNPSNRPAPFGKDTRRILIRNGAGIDNQLSNPAARGNHPGSLGPKVFKLDQLPGGYISSRFKRSGSSKGTSVNYSESSTQTLIRAAYRQVFGRELYEGQRQTVAEIKLENGDITVREFIRALAKSDVFRKMYWTSLYVCKAIEFIHRRLLGRPTYGRQEMNAYFDLSSKKGFYALVDAILDSQEYNEAFGEDTVPYERYLTPGGVFLRTGRVGAFAEKKPVGRDEVTPRFIELGTPDQTKGEIELDNRVAQGVSKRREQSKVFKLTTTTDKVALKTLIQALYRQIFERNIDPYVNRNEFTALESKLGNNEINLKEFVEALGSTSLYIKEFYTPYPNTKVIELGTKHFLGRAPRNQAEIRQYNQILATDGLKGFINAMVNSVEYAQLFGEDTVPYRRYPTLPAANFPNTERLYNQLTKQNDELVVPSFEPVTATDRS; this is encoded by the coding sequence ATGAGTATAAAAGCAAGTGGTGGAAGCTCAGTTGCACGTCCGCAACTATATCAAACCGTACCCGTTGCCACCATTTCCCAAGCGGAGCAACAGGATCGCTTTTTGGGCAAAAGCGAATTAAGTGAACTGGCAACCTATTTCAGTTCTGGGGCGAAACGTTTAGAAATTGCTCAAATTCTGACACAAAATGCAGAATTGATTGTTTCTCGTGCTGCTAATCGGATTTTCACGGGGGGTTCACCTCTAGCGTTTTTAGAAAAACCTAGCGAAGCGACCGAACTGGTGGCCGTTGGTGGCGGTAGCAGTAATGTCGCCGAAGGCATGAAACTGGGAACAATTTCCTATGCGGAGAGCCGTAGTAACAGCCTGTTGGATGGTTTAAAATCCATTTTTGTAGATGCAGGATCGGGGCCAGCCGTGTTTTTACCCCCCGGTTTTGGGCCAATTAACGTTTCTCGTTATGGCCCTCGGAACATGACCAAATCCCTGCGGGATTTAAGCTGGTTCTTGCGTTATGTAACTTACGCCATTGTCGCCGGTGATCCAAATCTAATCGCCGTTAACGTCAGGGGACTGCGGGAAATTATTGAAAATGCCTGTTCTAGCGCGGCGACTTTGGTAGCCCTGCAAGAAATGCGTAGGGCTGCTTTGGGCTATTTAAAAGCTGACAAAGAAGCTCAAGAAATTGCCCTGCAATACTTTGGGGTGTTAATCACCGAATTTGAAGCGGCCACTCCGGGGACAAAGGTTCGCCAACGTCCTAACAGTAGTGACCAACAAGGGTTAGCACTGCCTCAAATTTACTTCAACGCCGCCGAGCGACGTCAGAAGTTCGTGATGAAACCGGGCCTGTCTTCGACGGAAAAAGAAGATGTGGTGAAAGCGGCCTATCGCCAAGTGTTTGAACGGGATATTACCCGCGCCTATAGCTTGAGCGTTTCCGACTTAGAATCCAAGGTGAAAAACGGCGAAATCTCCACCAAAGAGTTTATCCGCCGCTTAGGGAAATCTCCGCTATACCGGAAAAATTTCTATGAGCCCTATGTGAATAGTCGGGTGGTGGAACTGGCAACCCGTCACTTTTTGGGCCGGGGTTTAAGTTCTCCTGAAGAATTTACCAAATATTTCTCGATTGTGTCCAAAGGCGGTTTATCGGCCTTAGTGGATGCGCTGGTGGATTCAGAGGAATATTCCGATTATTTCGGGGAAGAAACCGTTCCCTATTTGCGCGGTTTGGGTCAAGAAGCCCAAGAATGTCGCAACTGGGGGCCACAAATTGACCTGTTTAATTACAGCGCTCCTTTCCGCAAAGTGCCTCAGTTTGTGACTTTGTTCGCAGACTATAAACAACCTCTGCGGGATCAGCACGTTTACGGGACTGGGAATGATCCCCTGGAAATTCAGTTCGGGGCAATTTTCCCGAAAGAAACCCGGAATCCTAGTAACCGTCCGGCTCCTTTTGGTAAAGATACCAGAAGAATTTTGATCCGCAATGGGGCTGGAATTGATAACCAGTTAAGTAACCCAGCGGCCAGAGGCAACCATCCTGGCTCTTTGGGGCCGAAGGTGTTCAAGCTGGATCAACTGCCTGGGGGCTATATTAGCAGTCGGTTCAAGCGTAGTGGTAGCAGCAAAGGAACCAGTGTTAATTACTCCGAATCCTCTACCCAAACGTTGATTCGCGCAGCTTATCGGCAGGTGTTTGGTCGGGAACTCTATGAGGGTCAACGCCAAACCGTTGCGGAAATTAAGCTGGAAAACGGTGATATTACCGTGCGTGAGTTTATTCGCGCCTTGGCGAAGTCCGATGTGTTCCGTAAGATGTATTGGACGTCGCTGTATGTGTGTAAAGCGATCGAATTTATTCATCGCCGTCTGTTGGGCCGTCCAACCTACGGCCGTCAGGAAATGAATGCCTACTTCGATCTGAGTTCCAAGAAGGGCTTCTATGCTTTGGTAGATGCCATTCTCGATAGTCAGGAATATAACGAAGCCTTTGGGGAAGATACGGTTCCTTATGAACGGTATTTGACTCCGGGCGGTGTGTTCCTGCGGACGGGTCGTGTCGGTGCCTTTGCTGAGAAAAAACCTGTGGGGCGCGATGAAGTTACTCCTCGGTTTATTGAACTGGGTACTCCTGACCAAACTAAGGGTGAGATTGAGTTAGATAATCGTGTTGCTCAAGGTGTCAGCAAGCGACGTGAACAAAGCAAAGTGTTCAAGTTGACGACTACTACTGATAAAGTGGCGCTGAAGACCTTAATTCAAGCGCTTTATCGTCAAATCTTTGAGCGCAATATTGATCCCTATGTGAACAGAAATGAGTTTACGGCTTTGGAAAGTAAGCTGGGGAACAATGAAATTAATCTGAAGGAGTTTGTTGAGGCGTTGGGAAGCACTTCTTTGTATATCAAGGAGTTCTATACCCCCTATCCCAATACTAAGGTGATTGAGTTGGGAACCAAGCATTTCTTGGGTCGCGCACCTCGCAACCAAGCGGAAATTCGGCAGTATAACCAAATCCTGGCAACCGATGGGTTGAAGGGGTTTATTAATGCGATGGTGAACAGTGTGGAATATGCTCAACTGTTCGGGGAAGATACGGTTCCTTATCGTCGTTATCCCACCTTACCTGCGGCTAATTTCCCGAATACGGAACGGCTGTATAACCAATTAACTAAGCAAAACGATGAGTTAGTAGTTCCCAGTTTTGAACCTGTGACTGCGACTGACCGTAGCTAA
- a CDS encoding putative type II DNA modification enzyme produces MQVTKTLFQTKILHNAIRNFAFPDDLLKRHEILQSWIETLKMGTLEKVKETSLQGDFLKDIFQDILGYRSVISGEGKTWEIHAEQTISDGGGFADGALGLFTNIEGKLQGKIIAPIELKNAKNDLDRPAPGRKLSAVEQGWQYANYTENCRWVIVSNYRELRLYQLSKTPAYFERFLLTELAEIANFKKLYYLLCRTNFLPKTGQQQSVIDRLLADSDTAQQEITEQLYQDYHNVRINLVNHFRFTGPKNLPNRDNVLIEKAQKTLDRILFLAFCQDRGLLPKNTLNNAHDHKDPYNPRFIWDNYKSVFSWVNKGNEDPPIPGYNGGLFEHDSLLDEQLTVTDPLCTQLKNLTKYDFETEVSVDILGHIFEQSITDLEALKAKTQTQEFNPKSGKRKTQGIFYTPAFITQYIVQVALGGYLKQKEDELRDSLRLGGAPRFQLNITTKTNKKQQKQAEIQFWQTYRDQVLKQTKVCDPACGSGAFLIAAFDYLFQDYQRVNQALSSLVTTPEIELERLDTMILTQNLYGVDLSAESVEITKLSLWLKTAEPGKSLTDLDDNIKQGNSIVADPEFSDKPFNWETEFPQVFANGGFDVVIGNPPYVRQELLSPIKPYLKQHYQCYDGVADLYAYFYEKGLNILKPAGKLSYIVTNKWLKAGYGEPLRRFFIENSTFEQIIDFGHAPIFEDADTFPCIISVYKSSPSQAEITELKTSIPAEFNVKLCPVPREKLANINLTQYVQNEGYDVSWSRFTSESWSLERPDVEELMKKIQRVGIPLKDFAGVKPLYGIKTGLNEAFLIDEETKNKIVQADPKSAEIIKPLLRGQDIKRWYSKSEKLWIIFTRRGLEIDDYPAIKNYLNSYRQKLEPCPKNWNKNQEGEWLGRKAGHYQWYEIQDSVDYWEILEQPKILYQEINTYPAYTIDTNNYYVNNKVFILPKADFYICGCLNSPLGWWIAHQLFPKMIGDSVTPRGDLMINFPIGEPTDQIRNEVESIVTRLIEITKTNQTANNDVLTWLQIQYKVKKISRKLENFADLNFEELIEEVIKQLPKSKSSDPLGVKGLKSIREAYNEYVPDIKTRKQEALNLEKRLSDLVNQAYQLTPEEIELMWKTAPPRMPFYPSYKN; encoded by the coding sequence ATGCAAGTAACTAAAACCTTATTTCAAACTAAAATTCTCCACAATGCTATCCGCAATTTTGCCTTTCCTGATGATTTGCTAAAACGTCATGAAATTCTTCAAAGTTGGATTGAAACCCTCAAAATGGGAACATTAGAAAAAGTCAAAGAAACGTCTTTACAGGGGGATTTTTTAAAAGATATTTTTCAGGATATTTTAGGCTATCGGTCTGTGATTTCAGGAGAGGGAAAAACCTGGGAAATTCACGCCGAACAAACGATTTCTGATGGGGGTGGGTTTGCGGATGGTGCGTTAGGATTATTTACGAATATTGAAGGCAAACTACAGGGAAAAATTATTGCACCTATTGAATTAAAAAATGCTAAAAACGATTTAGATAGACCTGCACCCGGACGCAAACTTTCTGCGGTTGAACAGGGTTGGCAATATGCTAATTATACAGAAAATTGTCGTTGGGTGATTGTTTCTAATTATCGAGAATTACGTCTTTATCAACTTAGCAAAACTCCGGCTTATTTTGAACGTTTTTTATTAACTGAATTGGCAGAGATCGCTAATTTCAAAAAGCTATATTATTTACTCTGTCGGACTAATTTTTTACCCAAAACCGGACAACAACAATCGGTTATTGATCGGTTATTAGCTGATTCGGATACCGCCCAACAGGAAATTACAGAACAACTCTATCAAGATTATCATAATGTACGGATTAATCTGGTTAATCATTTTCGCTTCACCGGGCCTAAAAATCTCCCAAATCGAGATAATGTTTTAATTGAAAAAGCTCAAAAAACCTTAGATAGAATCTTGTTTTTAGCCTTTTGTCAAGATCGAGGGTTATTACCGAAAAACACCCTTAATAATGCTCATGATCACAAAGATCCTTATAATCCTCGATTCATTTGGGATAATTATAAATCAGTCTTTTCTTGGGTTAATAAAGGAAATGAAGATCCGCCAATTCCCGGTTATAATGGAGGTTTATTTGAACATGACTCTTTATTAGATGAACAATTAACGGTTACTGACCCTCTGTGTACACAACTCAAAAATTTAACTAAATATGACTTTGAAACTGAGGTTTCCGTTGATATTTTAGGACATATTTTTGAACAATCAATTACGGATTTAGAAGCATTAAAAGCTAAAACTCAAACCCAAGAATTTAATCCCAAATCCGGGAAACGCAAAACCCAAGGAATTTTTTATACTCCGGCGTTCATTACTCAATATATTGTGCAGGTAGCCTTGGGAGGGTATCTCAAACAAAAGGAAGATGAATTACGCGATAGCCTCCGGCTGGGCGGAGCCCCTCGCTTTCAATTAAATATTACCACAAAAACCAACAAAAAGCAACAAAAACAGGCAGAAATTCAATTTTGGCAAACCTATCGAGATCAAGTTTTAAAACAAACCAAAGTTTGTGATCCCGCTTGCGGTTCGGGGGCATTTTTAATCGCGGCTTTCGATTATTTATTCCAAGATTATCAACGAGTCAATCAAGCCTTATCTTCCCTAGTAACAACACCAGAAATAGAGTTAGAACGTTTAGATACGATGATTTTAACTCAAAACTTATATGGGGTTGATTTATCGGCGGAGTCGGTAGAAATTACTAAATTATCCCTGTGGTTAAAAACGGCTGAACCGGGAAAATCCTTAACGGATTTAGATGATAATATTAAACAAGGTAACTCTATTGTTGCTGATCCTGAATTTAGCGATAAACCCTTTAACTGGGAAACAGAATTTCCTCAAGTATTTGCTAACGGGGGGTTTGATGTTGTTATCGGAAATCCTCCCTATGTCCGACAGGAATTATTATCACCAATTAAACCCTATTTAAAACAGCATTATCAATGCTATGATGGGGTAGCTGATTTATACGCTTATTTCTATGAAAAAGGGTTAAATATCCTCAAACCCGCAGGGAAATTATCTTATATTGTTACTAATAAATGGCTAAAAGCGGGTTATGGTGAACCCTTGCGACGGTTTTTTATTGAGAATAGCACTTTTGAGCAAATTATTGATTTTGGACACGCCCCAATTTTTGAAGATGCAGATACTTTTCCCTGTATTATATCTGTTTATAAATCTTCTCCTTCTCAAGCTGAAATAACTGAACTAAAAACCTCTATTCCTGCTGAATTTAATGTTAAACTCTGTCCAGTTCCCAGGGAAAAATTAGCTAATATTAATTTAACTCAATATGTCCAAAATGAAGGTTATGATGTCTCTTGGTCAAGGTTTACAAGTGAATCTTGGAGTTTAGAACGTCCAGACGTTGAGGAGTTAATGAAAAAAATTCAGCGTGTGGGAATTCCTCTTAAAGATTTTGCCGGGGTTAAACCGTTATATGGAATTAAAACTGGGTTAAATGAAGCCTTTTTAATTGATGAGGAAACTAAAAATAAAATTGTTCAAGCTGACCCAAAATCTGCCGAAATTATTAAACCTTTACTTCGAGGTCAGGATATTAAACGGTGGTATTCTAAATCAGAAAAATTATGGATAATTTTTACTAGACGAGGGTTAGAAATTGATGATTATCCGGCTATTAAAAATTATCTCAATTCCTATCGTCAAAAATTAGAACCTTGTCCTAAAAATTGGAATAAAAACCAAGAGGGGGAATGGTTGGGACGCAAAGCAGGTCATTATCAATGGTATGAAATTCAAGATTCAGTAGATTATTGGGAAATTTTGGAACAACCCAAAATCCTTTATCAAGAAATTAACACATATCCAGCTTATACAATAGATACGAACAATTACTATGTCAATAATAAAGTTTTTATTTTACCGAAAGCAGATTTTTATATTTGCGGTTGTCTTAACTCTCCGCTAGGTTGGTGGATAGCACATCAATTATTTCCCAAAATGATCGGAGATTCTGTTACACCCCGTGGAGATTTAATGATTAATTTTCCTATCGGAGAACCTACAGATCAAATTCGTAATGAAGTTGAATCAATTGTTACCCGATTAATTGAAATCACAAAAACCAATCAAACCGCTAATAATGATGTTTTAACCTGGCTACAAATTCAATATAAAGTTAAAAAAATCAGTCGAAAATTAGAAAACTTTGCCGACCTTAATTTTGAAGAATTAATCGAAGAAGTGATCAAACAATTACCCAAAAGTAAATCATCCGACCCCTTGGGAGTTAAAGGGTTAAAATCAATTCGAGAAGCCTATAACGAATATGTACCAGATATTAAAACTCGTAAACAAGAAGCACTAAACCTAGAAAAACGGTTATCCGATTTAGTTAATCAAGCCTATCAATTAACCCCAGAAGAAATTGAATTAATGTGGAAAACAGCACCCCCTAGAATGCCTTTTTATCCAAGTTATAAAAATTGA